From a region of the Arachis ipaensis cultivar K30076 chromosome B09, Araip1.1, whole genome shotgun sequence genome:
- the LOC107616026 gene encoding uncharacterized protein LOC107616026, with protein MWRQVIARFGVPEVIISDNGTQFADKKFEEFLDGLGIRQKFSSVEHPQTNGQVEATNKVILQGLKKRLDQKKGASADEETLFRLTYGVDAIIPMEIGEPSPRLLLGGVEEAVEKDLVDEAKEMAHLSEMALE; from the exons ATGTGGAGGCAAGTAATAGCCAGGTTTGGAGTACCGGAGGTCATTATCTCGGATAACGGGACACAGTTTGCCGATAAAAAGTTCGAAGAGTTTCTTGACGGATTGGGCATAAGGCAGAAATTCTCATCAGTTGAACACCCCCAAACTAATGGCCAAGTCGAGGCTACGAATAAGGTCATCTTGCAAGGCCTCAAAAAGCGACTTGACCAGAAGAAGGGAGCGTCGGCAGACGA GGAGACCCTCTTCCGGCTCACCTATGGGGTGGATGCAATaatacccatggagatcggtgaACCGAGCCCACGACTACTGCTGGGAGGAGTCGAAGAGGCTGTAGAAAAGGACTTGGTGGATGAAGCTAAGGAGATGGCCCACTTATCGGAGATGGCGTTGGAATAA